The following are from one region of the Lineus longissimus chromosome 19, tnLinLong1.2, whole genome shotgun sequence genome:
- the LOC135502773 gene encoding peroxisomal acyl-coenzyme A oxidase 1-like, with the protein MADRGSEVHPDLQKERQKATFSSYLLTNFLDGSEEKTKRRRYIEKLAIDDPELQHKPTCFLTRPEALDLQLKKASRMVLMIHEHDLFDPYEKAMFKRVVSPHESQPFNLHDLMFLPTLLNQGTQEQQEKWMEKAMTYEIVCTYAQTEMGHGTFLRGLETTATYDPETEEFVLEMPTLTATKWWPGNLGKTTNHALVLAQLYTQGKCHGLHAFVVQIRDFKTWQPLPGVTVGDIGPKLGYASMDNGFLRLDKVRVPRDHMLMKHGQLHKDGTYVTKSKNSKLTYGTMLLVRAVITRFMSQCLAEAATIAIRYSAIRKQSEIKPGTEAFILDYQTQQYNLFPVLATAYAFRFTGVHVVDMFFKIQDDINLGNLESLPELHAVSAAAKAFTSWVGSSMIETCRLSCGGHGYSHASGLPKIYADATPACTYEGENTVMMLQTARLLKKYHMRATNGEHIPGFMAYLSAPRTTRSSIDKNLRLEDLLALYKHRAHACVDEAMARFATVCKTHSEFDAWNLSSVLLVKAATVHCHYFIVYNFVDVLPTLEDSLKPVLSALCRLYAVHGILENSGDFIKNGYLTPSQLAMLQNAMYDLLGEIRPNAVALVDAFDIPDRILDSVLGCYDGQVYEKLYKWAQQSTLNQEEVPPGIFKFMKPMVEELKAKL; encoded by the exons ATGGCGGATCGTGGGAGCGAAGTTCATCCAGATCTCCAAAAAGAACGTCAAAAAGCGACATTTAGTTCATATTTGTtgacaaattttcttgatgGATCGGAAGAAAAGACGAAGAGGCGTCGATACATTG AGAAGCTCGCAATCGACGATCCAGAACTGCAGCATAAGCCAACATGTTTCCTAACACGCCCAGAAGCTTTGGACCTTCAGCTGAAGAAAGCAAGTCGTATGGTTCTGATGATACATGAACATGACCTCTTTGACCCTTACGAGAAAGCAATGTTTAAAAG GGTGGTTAGCCCCCATGAGTCGCAGCCCTTCAACCTCCATGACCTGATGTTCCTCCCGACCCTCCTGAACCAAGGCACCCAGGAACAGCAAGAGAAATGGATGGAAAAAGCAATGACGTATGAAATCGTTTGCACGTATGCTCAGACCGAAATGGGTCATGGAACTTTCCTGCGAGGTTTGGAGACCACTGCGACCTATGACCCTGAAACGGAAGAGTTTGTTTTGGAGATGCCTACGTTGACGGCTACAAAGTGGTGGCCAGGGAATT TGGGAAAAACAACCAACCATGCCCTAGTCCTAGCCCAGTTATACACACAAGGCAAATGTCATGGTTTACATGCGTTTGTCGTTCAGATCCGAGacttcaaaacatggcagccatTGCCTGGCGTGACTGTCGGGGATATCGGCCCAAAGTTAGGTTACGCCTCAATGGATAATGGTTTCCTTCGACTTGACAAAGTGCGCGTTCCTCGGGATCACATGCTGATGAAACATGGCCAG TTACATAAAGATGGCACCTACGTTACAAAATCGAAAAACTCCAAGTTGACGTATGGTACCATGTTATTGGTACGTGCGGTAATCACGAGGTTCATGAGCCAGTGTCTCGCAGAGGCAGCCACCATAGCCATACGGTACAGCGCCATTAGGAAACAATCGGAAATTAAGCCAGG GACTGAGGCGTTTATCCTCGACTATCAAACCCAGCAGTACAATCTGTTCCCTGTCCTTGCCACGGCATATGCGTTCCGTTTCACAGGGGTACACGTGGTGGACATGTTCTTCAAGATTCAAGATGACATCAACTTAGGGAACCTGGAGTCCCTCCCTGAG CTGCATGCTGTGTCTGCTGCTGCGAAAGCTTTCACAAGTTGGGTCGGTAGTTCGATGATCGAGACATGTCGCTTGTCTTGTGGCGGCCATGGTTACTCACATGCTAGCGGCCTGCCGAAGATTTACGCGGATGCCACTCCGGCTTGTACGTACGAGGGAGAGAATACTGTCATGATGCTTCAGACAGCGAG ACTGCTAAAGAAGTACCACATGCGAGCCACAAACGGCGAACACATTCCCGGCTTCATGGCCTACCTCAGCGCCCCAAGAACAACACGCTCGTCCATCGATAAGAACCTTCGTCTCGAGGACCTGCTAGCGCTGTACAAGCATCGGGCGCATGCGTGCGTGGATGAGGCCATGGCGCGCTTTGCGACAGTCTGCAAGACACATTCCGAGTTTGATGCGTGGAATTTATCATCGGTGCTACTAGTCAAGGCTGCTACG GTCCATTGTCATTATTTCATAGTCTACAACTTTGTGGATGTCTTGCCTACTCTGGAAGACTCCCTCAAACCTGTGTTGTCAGCTCTTTGTCGTCTTTACGCCGTTCATGGTATCCTGGAAAACTCAGGTGATTTTATCAAG AATGGTTACCTCACGCCCAGTCAACTCGCCATGCTACAGAACGCCATGTACGATCTCCTCGGTGAGATTCGGCCTAATGCCGTCGCTTTAGTTGATGCGTTCGACATTCCCGACAGGATATTGGACAGTGTGCTGGGGTGCTATGATGGCCAGGTCTACGAGAAACTCTACAAGTGGGCCCAGCAGTCGACACTAAATCAAGAAGAG GTGCCACCTGGGATTTTCAAGTTCATGAAGCCAATGGTCGAGGAACTGAAGGCAAAGTTATGA
- the LOC135502755 gene encoding profilin-like, whose product MSWDSYIDNIIAQSKDAIGTSNVDKACIIGLENGAPWTTSANPNNFELVGSEGPNLAQCMKSKNFTPLQSGGIHLGKTKYQFLREEDGKLVLGKRKECGAVTIQSSKTAIVIAHCPEGGQQGNANKAVSAVAEYLESLNM is encoded by the exons ATGAGTTGGGATTCATACATTGATAATATAATTGCACAGAGCAAGGATGCAATTG GTACATCTAACGTAGACAAGGCATGTATAATTGGTCTTGAAAACGGTGCACCGTGGACTACATCTGCCAATCCCAAT aattttgaattaGTCGGTTCAGAAGGTCCTAACCTAGCCCAATGTATGAAGAGTAAAAATTTCACCCCGTTACAAAGTGGCGGCATACATTTAGGCAAAACAAAGTACCAATTCTTAAGAGAAGAAGATGGTAAACTTGTTTTGGGCAAGAGAAAGGAGTGTGGTGCAGTGACTATACAGTCTTCAAAAACAG CTATTGTGATTGCCCATTGTCCAGAGGGAGGCCAGCAAGGAAATGCTAACAAAGCAGTCAGTGCGGTCGCTGAATACTTGGAATCCTTGAATATGTAG